The following is a genomic window from Geminicoccaceae bacterium SCSIO 64248.
CTCTACAGCCGCTCTGTCGGCGATTTCTACGATGCGCAAGGCGGCATTCGCTACGATCTCGGCAACGATCCGAGGCGCGCTTATGGCGTCTTTGGCATTCAGGGACTGGCGCCCTACTTCGTCGAGCTTGAAGCGCTCGCCTTCGTCAGCGACGAAGGCGAGTTCTCTGGGCGTCTGGAAGCCGAGTACGACCTTCTGATCACCAACAGGCTGATCCTGCAGCCCAATGTCGAGCTCAACGTAGCGCTCAATCAGGTGAGGGAACGCGAAGTCGGCCGAGGCTTCAACGACATCGAGACCGGCTTGCGTTTGCGATACGAATTCACCCGTGTGTTTGCTCCCTATATCGGGGTGAACTACGAGCGGAAGCTCGGCGATACGGCCGATTTCGCGGACGATGAGGGCGAGGACAAAGACGCGTTCTCCTTCGTCAGCGGCATTCGGCTTGTCTTCTAACCATCGGACGATGCCCGGAAGCGCGCTGGCGCAGGGCCTGGTGGCGGCAAGCGGCTGCCAGGCCCCTGCTCCGCCCGAGGATCAACAGGTGTCTGGGATAGCCTCGTCACGTGAGAACAGGATCGCGCGACGGGGTCCGGCGTGACAAGTCCGGCGCAACTCGAAATCAACACGGTCGAGCGTGCGGCCGACAAGCTTTATCTGATGACAAGATCGATCGTTTCGATTGTGCTTTGGATTTTGTTGTTTACCTTTGCTGCGGACATGAATCACGATTCATTTATAATGATTGCGGTATCACTATATTCGATAGCAACTTTATCCAATTGGTTTTATTTTTATTCAGGATGGCAAGCATCAATTATTGTTTTTATTTTCGCTGTCGCCGATATTGGGGCTGTATTCATTTATACTGCCATGTTGTCACTCACGCATGACACCGGCCTGCGGACGTTCGACATACTCGTCACGGCCCTCCTCCTGATCCTGATCGTTGCCAAGACGACCTTGCGGTTCCGGCCTGCCCTGGTTCTCTGTACAGGCTTGCTCGGCTCCGGCGCGCTGGCCGTTTTGGATGTCACGATGCTCCACCACGCCGATGCCGGATCGACGCCGTTTCCGGTCATCGTGCATCTCGACATTGCGCTCGCTGACTTGGCACCGCCGCTGGCGCTGGTCAGCGTCACCATGGTCCTCTGGCTGCAGGCAAGACGAACGCGCCTGCTGATCGACGCAACCGTTGCCTCCACGCTTCGCGCAACCCGGCTCGCACGATTTGTCTCTCCCGACGTGGCCCGGCGTTTAGAGACCTTGGATTCGGCAGGGATCCTCAAGAACAGTCGGCGACGTGTCGTGGTGATGTTCGTCGATCTGCGGGGGTTCACCGCCTATGCGGAAAAGACGGAGCCCGAGATCGTTGGCGCCTTTCTCGAGGAATTCCGCGAACTTGTCATTGCCGAAGTTTTCAGGACTGGAGGCACGATCGACAAGTTCCTCGGGGATGGCGTCCTCGTGGTCTTCGGAGGCTTCACGGCCCAGCAGGCGCCAGCCGCGTCATCTCTGGCGTGTGGTACGGCGATCCTGCGGGCGGTCAACGCGTGGTCGCGGCGACGATCGCGTCGTGACCTGCCACCAGCCGTTGTGACCATAGGCGCCCATTATGGCGAAGTCCTCATAGGTGTCCTGGCGGCGGGCGGCATGCTTGAGCACACGGTGATCGGCGATACCGTGAACGTCGCCCAACGGCTCCAGACGTTTGCCAAGGAGCTTGGAACATCGTTCGTCGTCTCCGACGAGCTGTTCAAGGAAACGACCGGGACTCTGGATGCCGATTGGCGGAATCATGGCCCACGACACCACATCAAGGGTCGCGATGACGGCATATCCCTCTGGCTCTATGATGACCGCGGCGACAAAGCTTTGACCACGGTAAACGACCGGAATGAAACCATGGACCGGGAGCTGCACGATGATGCGACAATCCAGGCGTAGCGCCTTGCTGCTGGGACTGACGGCAATAACCGCAATGGCGGAGCGTCTGCCGACCGCGGTTGCCGCCACAACCGAGCTCGAGGTCTGGAAATCTCCGGCCTGCGGCTGCTGCCAGGCGTGGGTCGAACATCTGGAGCGGGACGGCTTTACCGCGATCGTTCACGAGACGGATGATCTTAACGTCGTACGTCGCGATCTGGGAATTCCCGCCGACGTCGCCGGGTGCCATGTGGCTCGCCTGGACGGCTATGTTCTCGAAGGCCACGTGCCGGACGTCGCCGTC
Proteins encoded in this region:
- a CDS encoding DUF411 domain-containing protein; this translates as MLLGLTAITAMAERLPTAVAATTELEVWKSPACGCCQAWVEHLERDGFTAIVHETDDLNVVRRDLGIPADVAGCHVARLDGYVLEGHVPDVAVRRLLRERPSIQGLSVPGMPSGSPGMEVPGVPAEAFDVIAFDRNGLREIFLQVRPIG
- a CDS encoding adenylate/guanylate cyclase domain-containing protein; this encodes MTSPAQLEINTVERAADKLYLMTRSIVSIVLWILLFTFAADMNHDSFIMIAVSLYSIATLSNWFYFYSGWQASIIVFIFAVADIGAVFIYTAMLSLTHDTGLRTFDILVTALLLILIVAKTTLRFRPALVLCTGLLGSGALAVLDVTMLHHADAGSTPFPVIVHLDIALADLAPPLALVSVTMVLWLQARRTRLLIDATVASTLRATRLARFVSPDVARRLETLDSAGILKNSRRRVVVMFVDLRGFTAYAEKTEPEIVGAFLEEFRELVIAEVFRTGGTIDKFLGDGVLVVFGGFTAQQAPAASSLACGTAILRAVNAWSRRRSRRDLPPAVVTIGAHYGEVLIGVLAAGGMLEHTVIGDTVNVAQRLQTFAKELGTSFVVSDELFKETTGTLDADWRNHGPRHHIKGRDDGISLWLYDDRGDKALTTVNDRNETMDRELHDDATIQA
- a CDS encoding copper resistance protein B; this encodes MRATIVRGAGLGVLLFGMSSVPSAQGLAQQSQPDLVSGASEMGHEGALRWFNLTVDQLEYQFVRNGRDGLKWDFQADYGGDINRVVLRSEGTKLTGDSYEEAEVQLLYSRSVGDFYDAQGGIRYDLGNDPRRAYGVFGIQGLAPYFVELEALAFVSDEGEFSGRLEAEYDLLITNRLILQPNVELNVALNQVREREVGRGFNDIETGLRLRYEFTRVFAPYIGVNYERKLGDTADFADDEGEDKDAFSFVSGIRLVF